One region of Candidatus Paceibacterota bacterium genomic DNA includes:
- a CDS encoding sugar phosphate isomerase/epimerase: MNRRQFVQSTALAAAGALLPLNLLPAAEQPKGVKWPIGCFNRPWLGPQDKPWGYDAALDGIKAAGYKLTGLLTRPGKEEPLLGSDATPEYLASLKQRIAARGLAVNIGALRIKFDLPFAEQVKDTRRQIDNGKTMGVEFLLTFGANNPRQYDDYYKLMQDAAAYAQERGMKVVMKPHGGASGAAEEIKRCLAKVNHPNFKIWFDAGNIIHYTGKDPLGELKLIAPQVTGFCAKDCGQQRGSVWLQFGTGKVDFRALFVELKQAGFNGPLMVECCALGDTPEIVTANARKNREYLENVLATL, translated from the coding sequence ATGAATCGCCGACAATTTGTGCAGTCCACCGCGCTGGCCGCTGCTGGAGCTTTGCTTCCCCTCAACCTCCTGCCCGCCGCCGAACAGCCGAAGGGAGTAAAGTGGCCCATTGGCTGTTTCAACCGGCCCTGGCTCGGGCCCCAGGACAAGCCTTGGGGCTATGACGCCGCGTTGGACGGGATCAAGGCGGCGGGTTACAAGCTCACCGGTTTGCTCACTCGCCCGGGGAAGGAAGAGCCTTTGCTCGGCTCTGACGCAACCCCCGAGTATCTCGCCAGCCTGAAGCAGCGGATTGCCGCGCGCGGCCTGGCCGTGAACATCGGCGCGCTACGCATCAAGTTCGACCTGCCGTTCGCCGAGCAAGTCAAGGACACGCGCCGGCAGATTGACAACGGGAAGACGATGGGTGTCGAATTCCTGCTCACGTTCGGCGCCAACAACCCCCGGCAGTACGACGATTATTACAAGCTGATGCAAGACGCCGCGGCGTACGCCCAGGAGCGCGGCATGAAGGTGGTCATGAAGCCGCACGGAGGCGCGAGCGGCGCGGCCGAGGAGATCAAGCGCTGCCTGGCGAAAGTTAACCACCCGAACTTCAAGATCTGGTTCGACGCCGGGAATATCATTCACTACACGGGCAAGGACCCGTTGGGAGAGCTCAAGCTCATCGCCCCGCAGGTTACCGGCTTCTGCGCGAAGGACTGCGGGCAGCAGCGCGGCTCGGTCTGGCTCCAGTTCGGAACGGGCAAGGTGGATTTCCGGGCGCTGTTTGTGGAGCTGAAGCAGGCGGGCTTCAATGGGCCCTTGATGGTGGAGTGCTGCGCGCTGGGTGACACGCCGGAGATCGTGACGGCCAACGCGCGCAAGAACCGGGAGTACCTGGAGAACGTGCTGGCGACGTTGTAG
- a CDS encoding sialate O-acetylesterase, translating into MKTSFLKQTLRVLTITALLAAAASAACAEVKLNSLFSDGAVLQQGVAVPVWGTARDGERVTVKFQRQTLSTTAKDGRWLVKLKPLKAGGPYTLSVAGEDNTVIVSNVLVGEVWVGSGQSNMAFQLSRAANAEAAIAGATDPQLRLFTVPRNATDNPLSDAPGAWVESSPETAAQFSAVAWFFGRDLRRALKVPVGLINSSVGGTPAEAWTSRAALEADPDLKQILERYAESVRTHDPAAAAARHNRARAQHKAAVARAKAAGERAPQAPRAPRDPRQYQGRPCALYNGMIAPLQPYAIAGVIWYQGEANAGRAEEYRGLFPAMIQDWRRTWGQGAFPFLFVQIAPHERMTPEIREAQLLSWQKVRRSGMAVITDIGNETDIHPTKKEPVGARLALAARAIAYGEKITYSGPVYKAMKVEDTRAVLSFGHVGGGLVAEGGELKGFTIAGADGNFVPAAAVIEADKVVVSSPSVAKPAAVRYGWANTPDVNLFNREGLPATPFRTDVKSAGANNGH; encoded by the coding sequence ATGAAGACTTCATTCCTGAAGCAAACCCTGCGAGTCCTTACGATCACCGCCTTGCTGGCAGCCGCGGCTTCCGCCGCGTGTGCCGAGGTGAAGCTTAACAGCCTGTTCTCCGACGGGGCCGTGCTGCAACAAGGAGTAGCCGTGCCGGTCTGGGGCACGGCCAGGGACGGCGAGCGGGTCACGGTCAAGTTCCAGCGACAGACCTTGTCCACGACGGCTAAGGACGGCCGCTGGTTGGTAAAGCTCAAACCCCTGAAGGCCGGCGGGCCCTACACACTGAGTGTGGCCGGGGAAGACAACACCGTGATCGTCTCGAACGTGCTCGTGGGCGAAGTCTGGGTCGGTAGCGGGCAATCAAACATGGCCTTTCAACTGTCACGCGCCGCCAACGCGGAAGCGGCCATCGCGGGCGCCACAGACCCGCAACTGCGGCTGTTCACTGTCCCGCGCAACGCGACCGATAACCCGCTCTCCGACGCCCCAGGCGCCTGGGTGGAATCTTCGCCCGAAACAGCGGCGCAGTTTTCCGCTGTCGCCTGGTTCTTCGGCCGCGACTTGCGTCGCGCGCTGAAGGTGCCGGTCGGGTTAATTAACTCATCGGTCGGCGGCACGCCGGCGGAAGCGTGGACTTCCCGGGCGGCGCTCGAAGCGGACCCTGATCTAAAGCAGATTCTGGAGCGCTACGCGGAGAGTGTCCGCACACACGACCCCGCGGCCGCGGCCGCGAGACATAACCGGGCTCGTGCGCAGCACAAGGCCGCCGTGGCCAGGGCGAAAGCAGCCGGCGAGCGTGCGCCTCAGGCCCCGCGCGCCCCGCGGGACCCGCGCCAGTACCAGGGCCGACCGTGCGCCCTGTACAACGGCATGATTGCCCCCTTGCAGCCTTACGCTATTGCCGGCGTGATCTGGTACCAGGGCGAGGCCAACGCGGGCCGGGCCGAGGAATACCGCGGCTTGTTTCCCGCCATGATTCAGGATTGGCGGCGGACGTGGGGGCAGGGCGCTTTTCCGTTCCTCTTTGTGCAAATCGCGCCGCATGAGCGGATGACGCCGGAGATTCGCGAGGCGCAGTTGCTGAGTTGGCAGAAGGTTCGGCGCAGTGGGATGGCCGTCATCACAGACATTGGCAACGAGACCGATATCCATCCTACGAAGAAGGAACCGGTGGGCGCGCGCCTGGCCCTGGCCGCCCGCGCCATTGCCTACGGTGAGAAGATCACTTACTCCGGTCCGGTCTATAAGGCAATGAAAGTAGAAGACACCCGCGCGGTCCTGAGCTTTGGTCACGTGGGCGGCGGCTTGGTGGCAGAGGGCGGTGAGTTGAAGGGATTCACGATCGCCGGGGCCGACGGCAACTTTGTCCCCGCGGCGGCCGTTATCGAGGCGGACAAAGTCGTTGTATCCAGCCCGTCTGTGGCAAAGCCCGCGGCGGTTCGTTACGGCTGGGCCAACACCCCCGATGTCAACCTATTCAACCGGGAAGGGCTGCCGGCCACGCCATTCCGGACGGATGTTAAGTCAGCAGGAGCGAATAACGGTCATTGA
- a CDS encoding DegT/DnrJ/EryC1/StrS family aminotransferase translates to MDNGKIQFVDLVAQYQQIKSEVEVAMGKICGRGDFVLGEDVKLFEQEFAAFCKAPHCVAVANGTDALRLALLACDVGPGDEVITCTHTFIATVFAIHQAGAKPVLVDCDPQYYTIDPAQVERAITPRTKAIIPVHLYGQAADMDPILEIARKHKLRVIEDACQAHGAEYKGRRCGTMGDIAAFSFYPGKNLGAYGDGGAVTTTRADLAEQVWLLRNHGQKVKYEHLIKGTNSRLDTMQAAVLRIKLRRLEQWNESRRKAAARYDQLLAGSSLVIPKTAPYSKPVYHLYVVQVPDRQKQQAAFDAANVSHGIHYPIPVHLQPAFAELGYKPGTFPVTEALVAKIISLPMFPEITDSQIGRVASACLKA, encoded by the coding sequence ATGGATAATGGGAAAATACAATTCGTGGACTTGGTCGCTCAGTATCAGCAAATCAAGTCGGAGGTAGAGGTGGCGATGGGAAAGATTTGCGGGCGGGGGGATTTCGTGCTGGGCGAGGATGTGAAGTTGTTTGAGCAGGAGTTTGCCGCCTTCTGCAAGGCGCCTCACTGCGTGGCAGTGGCCAACGGCACCGACGCGCTGCGGCTGGCGCTCCTGGCGTGCGACGTGGGCCCGGGGGACGAGGTCATCACTTGCACCCACACCTTTATCGCCACGGTCTTCGCGATTCACCAGGCGGGCGCCAAGCCGGTGCTGGTGGACTGCGACCCGCAGTATTACACGATTGACCCGGCGCAGGTGGAGCGGGCCATCACGCCGCGCACCAAGGCGATCATCCCGGTGCACCTTTACGGCCAGGCGGCGGACATGGACCCCATCCTGGAGATTGCGCGCAAGCACAAGCTGCGAGTGATTGAAGACGCTTGCCAGGCGCACGGGGCCGAATACAAGGGCCGGCGCTGCGGGACGATGGGGGATATTGCGGCGTTCAGCTTTTACCCGGGCAAGAACCTGGGCGCGTACGGCGACGGCGGGGCCGTGACCACGACCCGGGCGGACCTGGCGGAGCAGGTCTGGTTGTTGCGCAACCACGGGCAGAAGGTGAAATACGAGCACCTTATCAAGGGCACGAACAGCCGGCTGGACACAATGCAGGCGGCGGTGCTGCGGATCAAACTGCGCCGGTTGGAGCAATGGAATGAATCGCGCCGCAAAGCGGCCGCCAGGTACGACCAACTGCTCGCGGGCTCCAGCCTGGTGATTCCCAAGACAGCGCCCTACTCAAAGCCCGTCTATCACCTTTACGTCGTGCAGGTGCCGGACCGGCAGAAACAGCAGGCGGCATTCGATGCGGCGAACGTGTCGCACGGGATTCATTATCCGATTCCCGTGCACTTGCAGCCGGCCTTTGCCGAGCTTGGTTATAAGCCGGGCACCTTCCCGGTCACCGAGGCGCTGGTGGCGAAGATTATTTCGCTGCCGATGTTCCCCGAGATCACCGACAGCCAGATTGGACGGGTGGCCAGCGCGTGCCTGAAGGCCTGA
- a CDS encoding NAD-dependent epimerase/dehydratase family protein, whose product MPEGLSKVCALTGAQGFVGGRLKARLERAGWRVISWTRQPPPGSDAVAFHLGAAVDSNLLKGVHALVHCAYDFGPRRWEEIAAINVAGSQTLLGAARSAGVKTVVFISTLSAFAGCRSLYGQAKLQIEELAQAMGAFIIRPGLVYSDNPGGMFGRLASQVRKGRLVPVLWGGKQTQYLVHEEDLGRIVESCLDGGVRPGVGPIAVAHEQGWELKEILAQIARALGKQVSFVPVPWRIVWLALKSLELAGARPNFRSDSLISMVYQNPAPAFDLLKSLGFQCRPFQLVPSMLE is encoded by the coding sequence GTGCCTGAAGGCCTGAGCAAAGTCTGCGCCCTGACCGGCGCCCAGGGCTTTGTGGGGGGGCGGCTCAAGGCCCGGCTTGAACGCGCGGGCTGGCGCGTCATCTCCTGGACGCGGCAGCCGCCGCCTGGCAGCGACGCGGTCGCTTTTCACCTCGGCGCCGCGGTTGATTCCAATTTGCTCAAGGGAGTCCACGCTCTGGTGCACTGCGCGTATGATTTCGGACCCCGGCGCTGGGAGGAAATCGCCGCGATTAACGTAGCCGGCTCCCAGACACTCCTGGGCGCGGCTCGGAGCGCGGGCGTGAAGACCGTGGTGTTCATTTCGACCCTGAGCGCGTTTGCCGGCTGCCGGTCCCTCTATGGCCAGGCCAAGCTCCAGATCGAGGAACTGGCCCAAGCTATGGGGGCTTTCATCATCCGACCCGGGCTGGTGTATAGCGACAATCCGGGAGGGATGTTTGGCCGCCTGGCAAGCCAGGTGCGCAAGGGGCGCCTCGTGCCAGTCTTGTGGGGAGGGAAGCAGACACAGTACCTGGTGCACGAAGAGGACCTCGGACGCATTGTCGAGAGTTGCCTGGACGGGGGTGTGAGGCCGGGGGTTGGGCCGATCGCCGTTGCCCACGAGCAAGGCTGGGAGCTCAAGGAGATTCTGGCTCAGATTGCGCGGGCGCTCGGAAAGCAGGTCTCCTTTGTGCCCGTCCCCTGGCGGATCGTCTGGCTCGCCCTCAAATCCCTGGAGCTTGCCGGCGCGCGGCCCAACTTCCGCAGCGACAGCCTGATCAGCATGGTCTATCAGAACCCGGCACCGGCTTTCGATTTGCTCAAGTCGCTCGGCTTCCAGTGCCGGCCATTCCAACTCGTTCCCAGCATGTTGGAGTAG
- a CDS encoding immunoglobulin domain-containing protein codes for MKRTLLLVILTAALLNAGSFIYTASAQISIISLPGGSYSQTFDSLANSGADNPWVDNTTLTGWYAWTNNPTAVALTYAASTGTGTKAQMYSCGASGSTERALGSIASSTSSALAYGVRFVNDTGSDISSITITYTGEQWRKIGSSAEQPLAFSYRVSATPITNPEPGATDSWTPFTDLNFVTPNVGGTTGALDGNAPANRQVFAGVLLNGVAVPAGSEIFLRWRDIDDSGTDHAVAIDDLMVNFSGGTISTSAPTYALVSPLAQTNKAGTTVTLTATSDGSPSISLSYQWRKNGIPLSNTGNISGATTPTLILTGVLAGNAGSYDVIVANSAGSATSPAATLTVVDPAIQSQSANQARLGGESVTFTVTAKGTPPLTYQWFFGGTPIAGATGSALSLYNLKAPDQGSYTCRVTNSLGAGVASAPINLTVTVLPGVTLALWDFNDTNAPFGSPPPIIGTGTAILLNGVTATFAAGAASDHTLTGTNQAWNTTTYPAQGTDNKLAGVQFNVSTLGHQNIYLSWSQRHSNSGSKYTRLQYTTDGTTFTDLDFNTMTNGEVFVPLSRELSAIPEVNNNPAFAFRIVSEFESLANPSYVGTAGSYTPGGTLRFDLVRVYADPLGSSTPAPTSINSINGSTLTYGGGGGSRFVLLHSPDADAPLSSWTRVATNSATPGSFSVPTGSGQAAFYRIKSE; via the coding sequence ATGAAGAGAACCCTACTCCTTGTTATCCTGACGGCGGCACTGCTCAACGCAGGCTCGTTCATTTACACGGCATCGGCCCAAATCTCCATCATCTCCCTGCCCGGCGGTTCCTACTCCCAGACGTTTGATTCGCTGGCCAACTCGGGCGCGGACAACCCGTGGGTGGACAACACCACCCTCACGGGCTGGTATGCCTGGACTAACAACCCCACTGCTGTGGCGCTGACCTACGCTGCCAGCACCGGCACCGGCACCAAGGCGCAGATGTACAGCTGCGGCGCGAGCGGCAGCACTGAGCGCGCGCTGGGGTCCATCGCGTCGAGCACCTCGAGCGCGCTGGCGTATGGCGTGCGGTTTGTTAACGACACCGGCTCAGACATCTCCAGCATCACGATCACCTACACGGGCGAGCAGTGGCGTAAAATCGGTAGCTCCGCCGAGCAACCACTCGCCTTCTCCTACCGCGTGAGCGCCACCCCAATCACTAATCCCGAGCCGGGGGCGACCGATTCCTGGACACCTTTCACTGACTTGAACTTCGTTACGCCGAATGTCGGCGGCACCACCGGCGCGCTCGATGGAAATGCTCCAGCTAATCGGCAGGTGTTCGCTGGAGTCCTTCTGAACGGTGTCGCAGTCCCAGCGGGGTCAGAAATCTTCCTGCGCTGGCGGGATATAGACGACTCCGGCACCGATCATGCGGTAGCTATTGACGACCTGATGGTCAACTTCAGCGGTGGGACCATTTCGACGAGCGCTCCTACCTATGCTCTGGTGTCGCCGCTGGCACAGACCAACAAAGCCGGCACGACCGTCACCCTGACCGCCACGAGTGACGGCTCCCCTTCGATCTCACTCTCCTACCAGTGGCGCAAAAACGGCATTCCCCTCAGTAACACAGGCAACATCTCGGGCGCCACCACCCCGACGCTCATCCTCACCGGCGTGCTCGCGGGCAACGCGGGCAGTTATGATGTCATCGTCGCCAACTCGGCCGGGTCCGCGACCAGCCCGGCCGCGACTTTGACGGTCGTTGATCCCGCCATCCAGTCGCAGTCGGCGAACCAGGCACGCCTGGGCGGCGAGAGCGTCACTTTCACCGTCACCGCCAAGGGCACTCCGCCGCTCACTTACCAATGGTTCTTCGGCGGCACGCCGATTGCGGGAGCAACCGGCAGCGCGCTGTCTCTCTACAATCTCAAGGCGCCCGACCAGGGCAGCTACACCTGCCGGGTAACCAATAGCCTCGGCGCCGGCGTGGCCAGCGCCCCCATTAACCTCACCGTCACCGTGTTGCCCGGCGTCACCCTCGCCCTGTGGGATTTCAACGACACCAACGCTCCCTTCGGTTCTCCGCCCCCAATCATCGGCACCGGCACCGCGATCCTCCTGAACGGGGTCACGGCCACTTTCGCCGCCGGCGCGGCTTCGGATCACACCCTGACCGGTACCAACCAGGCTTGGAACACCACGACTTATCCAGCTCAGGGCACCGACAACAAGTTGGCCGGCGTGCAGTTCAACGTCAGCACCCTCGGGCATCAGAACATCTACCTCTCTTGGAGCCAACGTCACAGCAATTCCGGCAGCAAATACACCCGCCTCCAATACACCACCGATGGCACGACCTTCACCGACCTGGATTTCAACACCATGACCAACGGCGAAGTCTTTGTGCCTCTCTCCCGCGAACTCTCGGCCATCCCGGAGGTTAACAACAATCCCGCCTTCGCCTTCCGCATTGTCAGCGAGTTCGAGAGCCTTGCCAACCCGAGCTATGTCGGAACGGCTGGCAGCTATACCCCTGGCGGCACCCTGCGCTTCGACCTCGTGCGCGTTTATGCTGATCCGCTTGGCTCGTCCACGCCGGCCCCAACCTCCATCAATAGCATCAACGGCAGCACACTGACCTATGGCGGCGGCGGGGGCTCTCGGTTTGTGCTCTTGCACTCGCCCGACGCCGACGCCCCGCTGAGCAGTTGGACGCGGGTGGCCACCAACAGCGCCACACCGGGATCGTTCAGTGTGCCAACAGGATCAGGCCAGGCGGCCTTTTATCGCATCAAGAGCGAATAA